The nucleotide window ATCAGCCTGTTTGAACAATTAAAACAAGACATCCCCGCACACCGGTATATTATATATGGCGAATTATTCGGTGGGAAGTACCCTCATCCGGAAGTAGCGCCAGCCCCGCATGTCCAGGCCATTCAAACGGGTGTCTACTATAGCCCTTCCATCCGTTTCTGCGCTTTCGATATAGCCATCGAAACAGCCGGAGAGGATTCGAAGCAGTATCTCGACTATGATATGGCAGTAGCCTATTTCGAACGGTTCGGCATCTTTTACGCAAAAATATTATGCTGTGGTAAATGGAATGAGGCCTTAAACTTTGACCTCAGAATCGACTCCCGGATACCAGGCCAGCTACAGCTGCCCGAACTCACGCCCAATCTCATAGAAGGCGTGGTCATCAAGCCCTTAAGCCATTCCGGGCTAACGGGCCTGGCTATACGCCCAATCATCAAATTAAAGAATCCGGAGTTTGATGAAGAAAAGAAATTCCATGAGGCAGAGAAATGGTCCTTTATTCCCAACATCAGCTCC belongs to Chitinophaga sp. HK235 and includes:
- a CDS encoding RNA ligase family protein, with amino-acid sequence MNRNAEYEKMPKSLKGLNLSEKDLNNLNKLKWVVTEKIHGANFSFVYEDRKLLFAKRKDYLSWNDDFFGFQAVAAEIEDRMISLFEQLKQDIPAHRYIIYGELFGGKYPHPEVAPAPHVQAIQTGVYYSPSIRFCAFDIAIETAGEDSKQYLDYDMAVAYFERFGIFYAKILCCGKWNEALNFDLRIDSRIPGQLQLPELTPNLIEGVVIKPLSHSGLTGLAIRPIIKLKNPEFDEEKKFHEAEKWSFIPNISSRSEELSFLVDEMSHYITENRLNSALSKIGQLDIHNEKRLTEIKKEFQEDILVDFNDDHDDILSYLDESKIRWLRDRMEVRIAEFIARLNS